From a single Collimonas pratensis genomic region:
- the pssA gene encoding CDP-diacylglycerol--serine O-phosphatidyltransferase gives MATFKRRKAKSNVAQFPKALRPYKNPERSEYLDEEDIRPPVRRRRGIYLLPNAFTTAALFCGFYAIVMAMNLRFDQASIAIFVAMVLDSLDGRVARLTNTQSEFGAQYDSLSDMVSFGAAPALVVYEWSLRGMGKLGWLAAFVYCAGGALRLARFNTNIEVVDKRYFQGLPSPAAAALVAGFVWLMDDLGFQGTSLSWAAWAITLYAGLTMVSNVPFYSFKDINLRKPMPFIAAFLLVLALVAIFSDPSKVLFGLFVLYGLSGFGVYFWRWFKGKPVSIVQTELEHDDKD, from the coding sequence ATGGCCACATTCAAGCGCCGTAAAGCGAAGAGTAACGTCGCGCAGTTCCCCAAAGCGCTGCGCCCGTACAAGAATCCGGAGCGCAGCGAGTATCTGGACGAAGAAGACATCAGGCCGCCTGTACGGCGCCGGCGCGGCATCTACCTGTTGCCGAATGCGTTTACCACGGCAGCATTGTTTTGCGGTTTCTATGCCATCGTGATGGCGATGAACCTGCGTTTCGACCAGGCCTCCATTGCCATTTTCGTGGCGATGGTGCTGGACAGCCTCGACGGCCGGGTCGCGCGCCTGACCAATACCCAGAGCGAATTCGGCGCCCAGTACGACAGCCTGTCCGACATGGTGTCGTTCGGCGCCGCGCCGGCGCTGGTGGTGTACGAATGGTCCTTGCGCGGCATGGGCAAGCTGGGCTGGCTGGCGGCTTTCGTCTATTGTGCCGGTGGCGCCTTGCGCCTGGCGCGCTTCAACACCAATATCGAGGTAGTCGACAAACGCTATTTTCAGGGCTTGCCGAGTCCGGCGGCAGCGGCGCTGGTGGCGGGTTTTGTCTGGCTGATGGACGATCTCGGTTTCCAGGGCACTTCGCTGAGCTGGGCGGCCTGGGCCATCACCTTGTACGCCGGCCTGACCATGGTCAGCAATGTCCCTTTCTACAGCTTCAAGGACATCAACCTGCGCAAGCCGATGCCCTTCATTGCAGCGTTCCTGTTAGTGTTGGCGCTGGTGGCGATTTTCAGCGATCCATCCAAGGTGCTGTTCGGCCTGTTCGTGCTGTACGGCCTGTCCGGTTTCGGCGTGTATTTCTGGCGCTGGTTCAAGGGCAAGCCGGTCAGTATCGTGCAGACGGAACTTGAGCACGATGATAAAGACTAA
- the lysM gene encoding peptidoglycan-binding protein LysM — MGLLSFIKEAGEKLLGTKTPDEIVAAPDAAELQTAAADAVKTYVGTQGIDTSGLTIAFDAASRSVTASGEAPDQATREKIILCCGNVKGVENVNDSLTVAEAADESQWYDVVSGDNLSKISKQFYGDPNKYQQIFEANKPMLKSVDLIYPGQKLRIPPLA, encoded by the coding sequence ATGGGATTACTTTCTTTTATTAAAGAAGCTGGCGAAAAACTGCTGGGAACGAAGACGCCGGATGAAATCGTTGCGGCGCCGGATGCCGCCGAACTGCAGACTGCCGCAGCAGACGCGGTCAAGACCTATGTCGGTACCCAAGGGATAGACACCAGCGGCCTGACCATCGCTTTCGACGCAGCGTCTCGCAGCGTCACCGCCAGCGGCGAAGCGCCGGACCAGGCGACGCGCGAGAAAATCATTTTGTGCTGCGGTAACGTCAAGGGTGTCGAGAATGTCAACGATAGCCTGACGGTCGCAGAGGCAGCCGATGAGTCGCAATGGTATGACGTAGTCAGCGGCGACAACCTGTCGAAGATCTCCAAGCAATTCTATGGCGATCCAAACAAGTATCAGCAGATTTTTGAAGCCAACAAGCCGATGCTGAAAAGCGTGGACTTGATTTATCCGGGCCAAAAGCTGCGCATTCCGCCGCTTGCCTGA
- a CDS encoding SIMPL domain-containing protein (The SIMPL domain is named for its presence in mouse protein SIMPL (signalling molecule that associates with mouse pelle-like kinase). Bacterial member BP26, from Brucella, was shown to assemble into a channel-like structure, while YggE from E. coli has been associated with resistance to oxidative stress.) encodes MSRSRKLMLSSLLAATGFAAHAQAPAPTLSSGTLVIVPAYGEVKHANDQVRITFNVEEQDKDKAAAASRVNVKMKQGTDILKRQDPQAILQTRGYYTYPVYPEDQPQPRGNANKPRQPTGWRVGQYLDATTTNLNNLPKTVAAVQSVMGLNGLYFGLSDATSKKLDDQRIAATYQNLTERIASIAHAMGRNPGDAVLDTVDFEGSGNYAQDAGAAPKAMMMRAASMNDAAPVEEPSFEPGETTLNMRVVGKVRFK; translated from the coding sequence ATGTCGCGATCACGCAAATTGATGTTGTCGTCCCTGCTGGCTGCCACCGGTTTTGCCGCACACGCTCAGGCGCCTGCGCCGACGCTGTCCAGCGGTACCTTGGTGATCGTACCGGCCTATGGCGAGGTCAAGCACGCCAACGACCAGGTCCGGATCACTTTTAACGTCGAAGAACAGGACAAAGACAAAGCTGCAGCAGCATCACGGGTCAACGTCAAGATGAAACAGGGCACCGACATCCTGAAGCGCCAGGACCCGCAGGCGATCCTGCAGACGCGCGGCTATTACACTTACCCGGTCTATCCGGAAGACCAGCCGCAGCCGCGCGGCAACGCCAACAAGCCGCGCCAGCCGACCGGCTGGCGTGTCGGCCAGTATCTGGACGCCACCACTACTAACCTCAACAACCTGCCGAAAACGGTGGCGGCGGTGCAAAGCGTGATGGGTCTGAACGGCTTGTACTTCGGCCTGAGCGACGCTACCAGCAAGAAGCTGGATGACCAGCGTATCGCTGCCACTTATCAGAACCTGACCGAGCGGATCGCTTCGATCGCGCACGCGATGGGCCGCAATCCTGGCGACGCCGTGCTGGATACCGTGGATTTCGAAGGTTCCGGCAACTATGCCCAGGATGCCGGGGCGGCTCCCAAGGCCATGATGATGCGCGCCGCCTCGATGAACGACGCCGCGCCGGTGGAAGAGCCTAGCTTTGAACCGGGCGAAACTACCTTGAACATGCGCGTGGTCGGCAAGGTCCGCTTCAAATGA
- a CDS encoding phosphatidylserine decarboxylase codes for MQLNNYPHPIIAREGWPFLGIAFAVALLITFFSLAWSLPFWIIALFVLQFFRDPGRVIPQNPAAVLSPADGRIVVVEKTMDPYANREALKISVFMNVFNVHSNRAPVDGKIEKVEYFPGKFVNADLDKASVENERNALVITAANGQTVTCVQVAGLIARRILCYVKASDVLSRGQRYGFIRFGSRVDVYLPLTATPKVAVGDKVSATETILAEF; via the coding sequence GTGCAGTTGAATAATTATCCCCATCCTATTATTGCCCGCGAGGGTTGGCCGTTTTTGGGCATCGCCTTTGCGGTCGCGCTGCTGATCACGTTTTTTTCCCTCGCATGGTCGCTGCCATTCTGGATTATTGCTTTGTTCGTATTGCAGTTCTTCCGCGATCCGGGCCGTGTGATTCCACAAAATCCGGCGGCGGTGCTGTCGCCTGCCGACGGCCGTATCGTCGTGGTTGAAAAAACCATGGATCCTTACGCCAATCGCGAAGCTTTGAAGATCAGCGTCTTCATGAATGTCTTCAATGTCCATTCGAATCGCGCGCCGGTCGACGGCAAGATTGAAAAAGTAGAGTATTTCCCAGGCAAGTTCGTCAATGCCGACCTCGACAAGGCATCGGTTGAAAACGAGCGCAACGCCCTGGTGATTACTGCCGCCAACGGCCAGACCGTGACGTGCGTCCAGGTCGCCGGCCTGATTGCGCGCCGCATCCTGTGCTATGTCAAAGCTTCCGACGTCCTCAGCCGCGGCCAGCGCTACGGTTTCATCCGTTTCGGTTCGCGCGTCGATGTCTACCTGCCGTTGACCGCCACGCCCAAAGTTGCCGTCGGCGACAAGGTTTCCGCTACCGAGACCATCCTGGCCGAGTTTTAA
- a CDS encoding 2-isopropylmalate synthase, which produces MAANSPEKLIIFDTTLRDGEQSPGASMTKDEKIRIARQLERMKVDVIEAGFAAASPGDFEAIKAIAGIIKDSTVCSLSRANDKDIARAAEALQPAERKRIHTFLATSPLHMEKKLRMTPDQVFEQAKNAVRFARNFTDDVEFSPEDGSRSDMDFLCRVLEAVIAEGATTINFADTVGYGVPELYGHMLKTLRERIPNSDKAIWSVHCHNDLGMAVANSLAGVMIGGARQVECTINGLGERAGNTALEEIVMAVRTRRDYFNLDIGIDTTQIVPASKLVSQITGFAVQPNKSVVGANAFAHASGIHQDGVLKARDTYEIMRAEDVGWSANKIVLGKLSGRNAFKQRLEELGIALESETEVNAAFARFKELADRKSEIFDEDIIGLVSEEQQSHEQEFYRFVSLSQHSETGEKPSAQVVFSIDGKESTCAGEGNGPVDAIVNAIETKVASGAELLLFSVNAITTGTQSQGEVTMRLSRSGRIVNGVGADLDIVVASAKAYLSALNKLHSKSEKLNPQL; this is translated from the coding sequence ATGGCAGCCAACTCGCCCGAAAAACTGATCATATTCGACACCACCTTGCGCGATGGCGAACAATCGCCCGGCGCCTCGATGACCAAGGATGAAAAGATCCGCATCGCGCGCCAGCTTGAGCGCATGAAAGTGGACGTGATCGAGGCCGGGTTTGCCGCGGCTTCGCCCGGTGATTTCGAGGCGATCAAGGCAATCGCCGGCATCATCAAGGATTCTACGGTCTGCTCCCTGTCGCGCGCCAACGACAAGGATATTGCACGCGCTGCCGAAGCGCTGCAGCCGGCTGAACGCAAGCGCATCCATACCTTCCTGGCGACTTCACCGCTGCACATGGAAAAGAAGCTGCGCATGACGCCGGACCAGGTGTTCGAGCAAGCCAAGAACGCGGTGCGCTTCGCCCGCAACTTCACCGACGACGTCGAGTTCAGCCCGGAAGACGGCAGCCGTTCCGACATGGATTTCCTGTGCCGGGTGCTGGAAGCGGTGATTGCCGAAGGCGCCACCACCATCAACTTTGCCGATACCGTCGGCTACGGTGTGCCGGAACTGTACGGCCATATGCTGAAGACTTTGCGCGAGCGGATTCCGAATTCGGATAAGGCGATCTGGTCGGTGCATTGCCATAACGACCTCGGCATGGCGGTGGCCAATTCGCTGGCGGGCGTGATGATCGGCGGCGCGCGCCAGGTCGAGTGCACCATCAACGGCCTGGGCGAACGGGCCGGCAACACGGCGCTGGAAGAAATCGTCATGGCGGTGCGTACGCGGCGCGATTACTTCAACCTGGATATCGGCATCGACACCACGCAAATCGTGCCGGCTTCCAAGCTGGTGTCGCAGATTACCGGTTTTGCGGTGCAGCCGAACAAGTCGGTGGTGGGCGCCAATGCGTTCGCGCATGCGTCGGGGATCCACCAGGATGGCGTGCTGAAGGCGCGCGACACCTATGAAATCATGCGCGCCGAGGATGTGGGCTGGAGCGCGAACAAGATCGTGCTGGGCAAGCTGTCGGGGCGCAATGCATTCAAGCAGCGGCTGGAGGAGCTGGGGATTGCGCTGGAGTCGGAGACCGAGGTGAATGCGGCGTTTGCGCGTTTCAAGGAACTGGCGGATCGCAAGTCGGAAATTTTCGACGAGGATATCATCGGACTAGTGTCGGAAGAGCAGCAGTCGCACGAGCAGGAGTTTTATCGCTTCGTGTCCTTGTCGCAGCATTCTGAAACCGGCGAGAAGCCTAGCGCGCAGGTGGTGTTTTCGATTGACGGCAAGGAGTCGACTTGCGCGGGCGAGGGTAACGGGCCGGTGGATGCGATTGTGAATGCGATCGAGACCAAGGTGGCGAGCGGGGCGGAGTTGTTGTTGTTTTCGGTGAACGCGATTACTACCGGCACGCAGTCGCAGGGTGAAGTGACCATGCGTTTGTCCCGCTCCGGACGTATCGTCAACGGCGTCGGTGCCGACCTGGACATCGTGGTGGCATCGGCAAAAGCCTATCTGTCAGCATTGAACAAGCTGCATTCCAAATCAGAAAAACTGAATCCGCAGCTGTAG